The Pseudokineococcus lusitanus genome includes the window CTCGATGGCCTCCGGGTCGGTCGCCGGGGTGTCGCGCCGGGTGCGGGCCAGGACCGCGCCGTCGTCGTCGACGACCCCGGCCGCGATCTTGGTCCCGCCGATGTCCACGCCGATGGTGCTCATCCGGCTCCCGTCCTCGCCCTCGCCGCCACGCCGGCTGCGGCGGACGGGCTCCGGGCCAGGAGGCTAGCGCCCGCGGGCCCTCCCGCCGCCGCACGGCCACGCCGGGACGGGCGGGGGCGCCGTCGTCGGGGCGACCCACCCCTACGCTGGAGGCACCGGCCCGGGGCGGCGCCGGGGCCGTCGCCGTCGGCCCGACGCCCCGGCGGGTCCGAGGAGACGCCCGTGCGCGAGGCCAGCCGACCCCCGCTCGTGGACGCCGACCCCGCGCACCACCTGGCGCGCCTCGTCGTCGTCAACGCCGACGAGCAGCCCGACGCCGTGTCCTTCCGGCGCCCGGACGGCTCCGGCGGCTGGGCCGACGTCACCGCGGCGCAGTTCCGCCGCGAGGTCGAGGACGTCGCCGCGGGCCTCGTCGCGGCGGGCGTCGCCGTCGGCGACCGGGTCGGCCTCATGTCCCGCACCCGCTACGAGTGGACGCTCGTCGACTTCGCGATCTGGACCGCGGGCGCCGTCACGGTGCCGGTCTACGAGACGAGCTCGCGCGAGCAGGTGGCCTGGGTGCTGCAGGACTCCGGCGCGCGGGTCGTCGTCGCGGAGACGGCGGCGCACGCCGGCCTCGTGTCACGGGCGCGCGCGGAGGGCGACGGCTCGCCGACGTGGACCGTCGACGACGGCGGGCTCGACGCCCTCCGCGCGCTCGGCGCCGACGTGGACCGCGCCGAGCTCGACCGGCGGCGGGCGTCCCTGCGGGGCTCCTCCCCCGCCACGCTCATCTACACGTCGGGCACGACGGGGCGCCCGCGCGGCTGCGTGCTGACCCACGAGGGCTTCCTCCTTCTCGCGGAGAACGCGGTCGCGCTCATGCCGGGGGTCCTGCGCGGCCAGGACGCCTCGACGCTCCTCTTCCTCCCGCTGGCCCACGTCCTGGGGCGCTTCGTCCAGGTCCTCGCCGTGGCCGCGCGCACGCCGATGGGGCACACGCCGGACCCGAAGCAGCTGGCCGACGACCTCGTGTCCTTCCGCCCGACGTACGTCCTGTCGGTCCCCCGCGTCTTCGAGAAGATCTACAACGGCGCCGAGGCGAAGGCGGACGCGGCCGGCCGGGGCGACCTCTTCCGCCGGGCGGCCGGCGTGGCCGAGCGCTGGAGCCGGGCGGAGCAGTCCGGCGGCGCGGGCCTGCTGCTCAAGGCCCAGCACGCGCTCTTCGACCGGCTCGTCTACCGCCGCATCCGCGCGGCCACGGGCGGTCGGCTCGAGTACGCCGTCTCCGGCGGCGCGCCGCTCGGCGAGCGTCTCGGCCACTTCTTCCGCGGCGTGGGCATCACCGTGCTCGAGGGCTACGGCCTCACCGAGTCGACGGCGCCCACGACGGTCTGCACGCCCGACGCGCTGCGCATCGGCACCGTGGGCCGACCGCTGCCGGGCACCTCGGTCCGGGTGGCCGACGACGGCGAGATCCAGCTCCGCGGCGCCCACGTGACCGCGGGCTACTGGCACGACGACGCGGCCACCGCGGCCGCCACCGTCGACGGCTGGTTCCGCACCGGCGACCTCGGGCACCTCGACGACGACGGCTACCTGCGCATCACCGGCCGGTCCAAGGAGATCCTCGTCACCGCGGCCGGCAAGAACGTGGCCCCCGCCGTCCTCGAGGACCGGCTGCGCGCCCACCCGCTCGTGGGGCAGTGCATGGTCGTCGGCGACGGCCGGCCCTTCGTCGGCGCCCTCGTGACGCTCGACCCGGACATGCTGCCGATCTGGCTGTCCAACCACGGCCTGCCCGCCGTCGGCCCGGCGGAGGCGTCGGCGCTGCCCGAGGTCGTGGCCGAGGTGCAGCGCGCCGTCGACGCCGCCAACGAGGCCGTGTCCCGCGCCGAGTCGGTGCGGCGCTTCGTCGTCCTGCCGACCGACCTCACCGAGGAGACGGGGCACCTCACGCCGTCGCTCAAGCTCAAGCGCCAGGCCGTGCTGCGCGACCACGCCGACCGCGTCGAGGAGATCTACGCGGCGGCGCCGCCGCGCTGACCGCCCCGGGGCCCGCCGGCGGGGACCTGGCCGGCCGGCGTCGTCAGGGCCCGAGCCGGAGGGCCGGGTCCGCGGCGACGGGCAGCGGCACCGCCGGGTCGAGCAGCCCCCGGAGGCGCGCCACCTGCCCGTCCCAGGACCACGTCGAGGCCACCCACTCCCGGCCCGCCGCGCCCATGGCCCGCGCACGGGCGCGGTCCCGCAGCAGGGCGGCCACCGCGGCGGCGACGGCGGCCACGTCGCGCCCGTCCACGACGAGCCCGGTGCGCCCCTCGAGGACCGCGTCCGGGGCGCCGCCGGAGCGCCCTCCCACGACGGCGAGCCCGGTCGCGGCCGCCTCGAGGTAGCAGATGCCCAGGGCCTCCGGCTCGAGGCCGAGGAGCCGGGTGCGCGTCGGCATGGCGAAGACGTCGCCGGCGGCGTAGTGCTCCGGCGTGCGGTCCCAGCCGACCCGCCCGGCCATGACGACGGCATCCGCGACGCCGAGGCGGCGGGCCAGCCGCTCGACGCGCCGCCGGGCGGGGCCGTCGCCGACGACGAGGAGCACCGCGTCGGGCACCTGCGCCAGGACGGCGGGCAGGGCCCGGACGAGGACGTCCTGGCCCTTGCGGGCGACGAGGCGCGAGACGCAGACGACGACGGGCCGGTCGCCCAGCCCGTGGGCGCGGCGGACGGCGCCGTCGCCGGCCCCGGGCCGGAAGCGCGTGGCGTCGACCCCCGGCACGAGGCGCTGGAGCCGCTCGCGGGCGGCGGGCGCGAGGGGGCGGGCGATGCGCCCCGCGCACCACGGCCCGAGGGCGGTGACGACGTCGACGCGCCGGCCGATCGCCCGCAGCGCCGTCCGGGCGCCCGGCAGGGAGGACCACCAGACCTCGTGGCCGTGCGTCGTCGCGACGAGGCGGCGCACCCCGGCCCGGCGGAGCGCGGGCGCCATGAGGGCCAGCGGCGCGGCGGCGCCGAACCAGACGCGGTCGCAGCCGTGCTCGCGCGCCGTCGCGACGACGCGGCGCACGACCGCGGGCGTCGGCACGAGCAGGCGGGCCGGGTCGCGGACGACGGGGAAGGGCAGGGCCGCGTCGTGCGCCGCGTCGCCCGGCTGGCGGGCGGTGTGGACGACGACCTCGTCGGCCGGCAGCCGGGTCGCGACGGCGAGGACGAAGGACTCGATGCCGCCCGTGCGCGGCGGGAAGTCGTTGGTGACGACGAGCGTCCGGCCACCACGGGGGGACGGCGCCACGTCAGGCCGTCCCCGCGAGCGCGACGACGTCGTCTCGCCACTGCTGCTCGAGCACGGCCAGGTCCACGCCGAGCACCTGCGGGACGGCCTGCTCGGGCGGGACGGGCGCCGCGCCGGGCACGACCTCGCCGGCCACCTCGGCCGGGGCCCGCCCGGTCGTGGCGCGGACGAGCTCCAGCAGGGCCGGGCGCCCGTACCGCTGCTCCACCGTCCGGGCCGCGAGGTAGGCGGCGCCGTAGGCCGGCGCGACGTCGCCGCGCGTCGCGTCGAAGGCCTCGGGGGCGGGGAGGGACGCCGGCGGCCCGTCGCGGCGGACCGCGTCGAGGAGGTCGGCGGCCACGGCCTCGGGCGGCAGCG containing:
- a CDS encoding AMP-dependent synthetase/ligase, which gives rise to MREASRPPLVDADPAHHLARLVVVNADEQPDAVSFRRPDGSGGWADVTAAQFRREVEDVAAGLVAAGVAVGDRVGLMSRTRYEWTLVDFAIWTAGAVTVPVYETSSREQVAWVLQDSGARVVVAETAAHAGLVSRARAEGDGSPTWTVDDGGLDALRALGADVDRAELDRRRASLRGSSPATLIYTSGTTGRPRGCVLTHEGFLLLAENAVALMPGVLRGQDASTLLFLPLAHVLGRFVQVLAVAARTPMGHTPDPKQLADDLVSFRPTYVLSVPRVFEKIYNGAEAKADAAGRGDLFRRAAGVAERWSRAEQSGGAGLLLKAQHALFDRLVYRRIRAATGGRLEYAVSGGAPLGERLGHFFRGVGITVLEGYGLTESTAPTTVCTPDALRIGTVGRPLPGTSVRVADDGEIQLRGAHVTAGYWHDDAATAAATVDGWFRTGDLGHLDDDGYLRITGRSKEILVTAAGKNVAPAVLEDRLRAHPLVGQCMVVGDGRPFVGALVTLDPDMLPIWLSNHGLPAVGPAEASALPEVVAEVQRAVDAANEAVSRAESVRRFVVLPTDLTEETGHLTPSLKLKRQAVLRDHADRVEEIYAAAPPR
- a CDS encoding glycosyltransferase family 4 protein, with the translated sequence MAPSPRGGRTLVVTNDFPPRTGGIESFVLAVATRLPADEVVVHTARQPGDAAHDAALPFPVVRDPARLLVPTPAVVRRVVATAREHGCDRVWFGAAAPLALMAPALRRAGVRRLVATTHGHEVWWSSLPGARTALRAIGRRVDVVTALGPWCAGRIARPLAPAARERLQRLVPGVDATRFRPGAGDGAVRRAHGLGDRPVVVCVSRLVARKGQDVLVRALPAVLAQVPDAVLLVVGDGPARRRVERLARRLGVADAVVMAGRVGWDRTPEHYAAGDVFAMPTRTRLLGLEPEALGICYLEAAATGLAVVGGRSGGAPDAVLEGRTGLVVDGRDVAAVAAAVAALLRDRARARAMGAAGREWVASTWSWDGQVARLRGLLDPAVPLPVAADPALRLGP